A single window of Paracoccus albus DNA harbors:
- a CDS encoding Gfo/Idh/MocA family protein, with protein MTDTINYGIIGCGMMGQEHLRNIQLLADTRIAAIFDPDPAMKAAASAIAPGAEMYDSLDALLTRPGLDCLVIASPNRDHLGQLEHIAQGRPLPVLVEKPVFTSPSDRARLEAIRDGYGAPIWVAMEYRYMPPIAAFLGQAEAATGGLKMLAIREHRFPFLDKIGAWNRFNRNSGGTMVEKCCHFFDLMRLATGSEPVRVMASAGQAVNHLEERYGDETPDVWDNGFVIVDFHNGARAMLDLCMFAEGSRWQEEISATGPRGKIEALVPGPGRFWPANLGVPPVPQLILSPRNPKGPHVREIPVDPALLAAGDHNGATFFQHQKFAEVVRGDALPEVTLNDGMQAVLMGLAAQESALTGRAINLNLTAQSEPARAAG; from the coding sequence ATGACAGACACCATAAATTACGGCATCATCGGATGCGGGATGATGGGGCAGGAGCATCTGCGCAATATCCAGCTTCTTGCTGACACCCGGATTGCAGCGATCTTCGACCCTGATCCGGCGATGAAGGCCGCAGCGTCAGCTATCGCACCCGGTGCCGAGATGTACGATTCGCTGGATGCGCTGCTAACACGCCCCGGTCTGGATTGTCTTGTCATCGCCTCGCCTAACCGCGACCACTTGGGGCAACTTGAACATATCGCGCAGGGGCGACCGCTTCCTGTGCTGGTGGAAAAGCCTGTTTTCACATCGCCGTCCGATCGTGCCCGGCTGGAGGCGATCCGCGACGGGTATGGCGCACCGATCTGGGTCGCTATGGAATATAGATATATGCCCCCGATCGCGGCCTTCCTTGGTCAGGCAGAGGCCGCAACGGGCGGGCTGAAGATGCTGGCAATCCGCGAACATCGCTTTCCGTTCCTTGACAAAATCGGGGCATGGAACCGCTTCAACCGTAATTCAGGCGGCACAATGGTTGAAAAATGCTGCCATTTCTTCGACCTGATGCGTCTGGCCACGGGGTCAGAGCCGGTTCGCGTCATGGCAAGCGCCGGTCAGGCGGTGAACCATCTGGAAGAGCGTTATGGTGATGAAACGCCGGATGTCTGGGACAATGGTTTCGTCATCGTCGACTTTCACAACGGGGCGAGGGCGATGCTGGATCTGTGCATGTTTGCCGAAGGTTCTCGCTGGCAAGAAGAAATCTCTGCCACCGGGCCGCGCGGCAAGATAGAGGCACTTGTCCCCGGTCCGGGACGCTTCTGGCCCGCAAATCTGGGTGTGCCGCCGGTGCCGCAACTGATCCTCAGCCCGCGCAACCCCAAAGGTCCGCATGTCCGCGAAATTCCTGTCGACCCCGCGCTGCTTGCGGCAGGCGACCACAATGGCGCGACCTTCTTCCAGCACCAGAAATTCGCCGAGGTGGTTCGCGGCGATGCCTTGCCAGAGGTGACGCTGAACGACGGGATGCAAGCCGTCCTGATGGGACTGGCTGCGCAGGAATCCGCACTGACGGGTCGCGCGATTAACCTGAACCTGACTGCGCAAAGCGAACCGGCAAGGGCGGCAGGATGA
- a CDS encoding GntR family transcriptional regulator: MPTHSSLPIYLQLSETLARDIAAGHLLDGERLPPERELATSLGTSVGTLRKALADLTRQGLLERRQGSGNYVRAQQNAQSVYAFFRIELLKGGGLPTAWLLSLDRVKKADDMPAFGSSDEAYRIRRLRYLNDVPCVLEEIWLDAGYANSLKAQDLSESLYLFYRKRLNLAISRVVDQIGIGKVPDWSPAEFAPRAGNQTGLFQRISFDQHNHRAEFSRNWFDTARAAYISRMR; the protein is encoded by the coding sequence ATGCCGACCCATTCCTCACTGCCCATTTACCTTCAGCTCAGCGAAACGCTGGCGCGCGATATAGCCGCCGGACATCTGCTGGACGGAGAGCGTCTGCCGCCAGAGCGTGAATTGGCCACGAGCCTTGGCACCTCTGTCGGGACGCTGCGCAAGGCACTTGCCGATCTGACCCGGCAGGGCCTGCTGGAACGCCGCCAAGGCTCGGGGAACTACGTCAGGGCGCAACAGAATGCGCAGAGCGTCTATGCGTTTTTCCGGATCGAGCTGTTGAAGGGCGGCGGGCTTCCCACCGCTTGGCTGCTGTCTTTGGACCGTGTGAAGAAGGCAGATGATATGCCCGCTTTCGGAAGCTCCGACGAAGCTTATCGCATCCGCCGGCTGCGCTATCTCAACGACGTGCCATGTGTGCTTGAAGAAATCTGGCTGGACGCTGGCTATGCAAATTCTCTCAAGGCGCAGGACCTGTCGGAATCGCTGTATCTCTTCTATCGAAAGCGCCTGAACCTCGCGATTTCGAGAGTCGTGGATCAGATCGGGATCGGCAAGGTCCCCGACTGGTCGCCTGCCGAATTCGCACCACGCGCCGGCAATCAGACCGGGCTGTTCCAGCGGATCAGCTTCGATCAGCACAATCACCGCGCCGAATTTTCGCGCAATTGGTTTGACACCGCGCGCGCCGCCTATATCTCAAGGATGCGATAG
- a CDS encoding calcium-binding protein, whose amino-acid sequence MAILNGTPGSDEILGTEFFDIINGLGGNDTIFGFNGADQLYGNSGDDRIWAGPGDTGNDSIAGGTGNDALAGGDGDDDLEGDEGSDTLWGGNGFDELEGDEGNDLLGGGADKDTLQGGEGNDTLWGGTGSDKLFGDQNDGHEGHDLMGGGTGNDEMYGYSGNDTMFGYIGHDYLNGGNGDDELYGGEGNDVLTAGLGRDTLWGGEGNDRMYSTNNSQDTFAFVMGHGKDRVYGFDPGAGNGDVIDISALGLEGQLSDLISDGTISNSAGHVIIKTGDESSITLIGRSVADLHENDILL is encoded by the coding sequence ATGGCTATTCTCAATGGGACCCCTGGTTCGGATGAAATACTCGGCACGGAATTTTTTGATATTATAAATGGTCTTGGCGGAAATGACACCATCTTTGGTTTCAATGGTGCAGACCAGCTTTATGGCAACTCCGGCGATGACAGAATCTGGGCAGGTCCCGGTGATACTGGAAACGACAGCATTGCGGGCGGCACCGGAAACGACGCCTTGGCTGGCGGTGACGGCGATGACGACCTTGAAGGCGATGAAGGTAGCGATACCCTTTGGGGCGGCAATGGGTTTGACGAACTTGAGGGTGATGAAGGCAACGACCTGCTGGGCGGAGGTGCTGACAAAGACACCCTGCAAGGAGGCGAGGGTAATGATACCCTCTGGGGTGGCACCGGGTCAGACAAGCTTTTTGGCGATCAAAACGATGGTCATGAAGGTCACGATCTGATGGGCGGCGGTACCGGAAATGATGAGATGTATGGCTATTCCGGAAATGATACGATGTTCGGCTACATCGGTCATGACTACCTAAATGGCGGCAATGGTGATGACGAGCTCTATGGTGGCGAAGGAAATGATGTCCTTACTGCTGGTCTCGGCAGAGACACCCTTTGGGGTGGCGAAGGAAACGACAGGATGTACAGCACGAACAACAGCCAGGATACCTTCGCGTTCGTCATGGGACACGGAAAAGACCGGGTTTACGGCTTTGATCCTGGTGCTGGCAATGGCGATGTCATCGATATCTCGGCGCTTGGGTTGGAAGGCCAACTGTCGGACCTCATTTCAGATGGCACGATTTCAAATAGCGCCGGACATGTGATTATCAAAACTGGGGACGAATCATCGATCACGCTTATCGGTCGTTCAGTTGCGGATCTTCACGAGAACGACATTCTGCTCTGA
- a CDS encoding YeiH family protein, whose amino-acid sequence MTRRNWPDYARQLAPGLMIAILVAISAQFVAEHYGAPAMLMALLFGIALNFLGDEESAAPGIAFGSRGLLRIGVALLGARISAALLADLGLATLLMLTVSTALTIFFGIALGRLLKLGPRFSVLTAGAVAICGVSAAMAIAAVQPVSERSERNLMFTVMGVTLLSTIAMILYPAIATGLGLSEHQAGIFLGGTIHDVAQVVGAGFSISPETGETATLVKLIRVGMLAPVVLILSIAYRNKRDQGDSASIPILPGFVVGFAALAALSSLGLITEWLRDVLGHLSRWALLIAIAGVGLRTRLDEVLQVGARPIALLVGETLFLGVFIIAACKLLGL is encoded by the coding sequence ATGACGCGACGGAACTGGCCGGACTACGCCCGGCAGCTTGCCCCTGGCCTGATGATTGCGATCCTTGTCGCCATTTCGGCGCAATTCGTTGCCGAGCATTATGGCGCGCCTGCAATGTTGATGGCGCTGCTTTTCGGCATCGCGCTGAACTTTCTGGGCGATGAGGAAAGCGCTGCTCCGGGCATCGCATTTGGCTCTCGCGGCTTGCTGCGTATCGGGGTGGCGTTGCTTGGCGCAAGGATCAGTGCCGCGCTTCTGGCCGACCTTGGGCTTGCAACCTTGCTGATGCTTACGGTGTCTACCGCGCTGACGATTTTCTTTGGCATCGCGCTTGGCCGCCTGCTGAAGTTGGGGCCGCGCTTTTCGGTGCTGACCGCCGGGGCGGTGGCAATCTGCGGGGTTTCCGCGGCTATGGCGATTGCCGCCGTGCAACCCGTTTCCGAACGGTCCGAGCGTAACCTGATGTTTACCGTCATGGGGGTCACTTTGCTTTCGACCATTGCGATGATCCTGTACCCGGCCATCGCGACCGGACTGGGCCTGAGCGAGCATCAGGCCGGGATCTTCCTTGGCGGCACGATCCACGACGTCGCACAGGTCGTCGGGGCCGGCTTCTCCATCTCGCCCGAAACGGGTGAGACCGCTACTCTGGTAAAGCTTATCAGGGTCGGGATGCTTGCGCCGGTCGTGCTGATCCTCTCGATCGCCTATCGCAATAAAAGAGACCAGGGCGACAGCGCATCCATCCCGATCCTGCCCGGTTTCGTCGTCGGATTTGCGGCGCTTGCCGCCCTTTCATCGCTGGGTCTGATAACAGAATGGTTGCGCGACGTGCTTGGGCATCTGTCCCGTTGGGCGTTGCTGATCGCCATTGCAGGTGTCGGCCTGCGCACCCGGCTGGACGAAGTGCTGCAAGTCGGCGCCCGCCCGATTGCACTGCTGGTTGGTGAGACGCTGTTTCTTGGTGTCTTTATCATCGCCGCCTGCAAGCTGCTTGGGCTGTAA
- the glpK gene encoding glycerol kinase GlpK, whose translation MTHILAIDQGTTSSRAILFDDKLSVVASAQEEFEQHYPQSGWVEHDPSDLWSTTAATCRAVIEKAGGDAEAIAAIGITNQRETTLVWDRKTGQPVHNAIVWQDRRTSDLCKRLRDEGFEPVVTEKTGLLLDPYFSATKLAWILDNVDGAREKARVGDLLFGTVDCWLVWKLTGGSVHATDATNAARTMLYDIRKNRWSTTICNKLNIPMEMLPEVRDCDANFGQTRADLFGREIPILGIAGDQQAATIGQACFSPGMVKSTYGTGCFALLNTGETPVMSENRLLTTIAYRIGGKTTYALEGSIFIAGAVVQWLRDGLKIIRDAAETQPLAEKADAGQELVLVPAFTGLGAPYWNADCRGAIFGLTRSSGPAEFARAALESVGFQTRDLIEAMRADWAAVHGAANMQALRVDGGMSASEWAMQFLSDVLDAPVERPEVLETTAMGAAWLAGQNADVLPGMEEFAASWKKDAQFLPKMAEADRERKYAAWKKAVSATIAFD comes from the coding sequence TTGACCCATATTCTCGCGATAGATCAGGGCACGACGTCCAGCCGCGCAATCCTGTTTGACGACAAGCTGTCGGTTGTCGCATCCGCGCAGGAAGAATTTGAGCAGCATTACCCGCAAAGTGGCTGGGTCGAACATGACCCTTCCGATCTTTGGTCAACGACCGCGGCGACCTGTCGTGCGGTGATCGAAAAGGCCGGGGGCGATGCAGAAGCAATTGCCGCGATCGGTATCACCAATCAGCGCGAAACGACGCTTGTCTGGGACCGCAAGACCGGCCAGCCGGTGCATAACGCAATTGTCTGGCAGGACAGGCGCACCTCTGACCTGTGCAAACGCCTGCGGGATGAGGGGTTCGAGCCGGTCGTGACGGAAAAGACCGGGCTGCTGCTGGACCCCTATTTCTCGGCCACCAAGCTGGCTTGGATCCTCGATAATGTGGACGGCGCGCGGGAAAAGGCCAGGGTTGGCGATCTGCTGTTCGGGACTGTTGATTGCTGGCTCGTCTGGAAGCTGACCGGTGGTTCGGTTCACGCGACGGACGCGACCAATGCCGCGCGGACGATGCTTTACGATATTCGCAAGAACCGCTGGTCAACGACGATCTGCAACAAGCTGAACATCCCGATGGAGATGCTGCCAGAGGTGCGCGATTGCGATGCGAATTTCGGGCAAACGCGTGCCGATCTGTTCGGGCGTGAGATACCGATACTGGGCATTGCGGGCGATCAGCAGGCAGCGACCATCGGGCAGGCGTGCTTTTCCCCCGGCATGGTGAAATCGACCTATGGCACCGGGTGCTTCGCGCTACTGAATACGGGTGAGACGCCGGTCATGTCGGAAAACCGGCTGTTGACGACTATTGCCTATCGGATCGGCGGCAAGACGACATATGCGCTTGAAGGGTCGATCTTCATTGCCGGTGCCGTGGTCCAATGGCTGCGCGACGGGCTGAAGATCATACGCGACGCCGCCGAAACCCAACCCCTGGCGGAAAAGGCCGATGCAGGACAGGAGCTGGTTCTGGTGCCTGCCTTCACCGGGCTTGGTGCGCCCTATTGGAACGCCGATTGCCGTGGTGCGATCTTCGGTCTGACCCGCAGTTCAGGTCCGGCTGAATTTGCGCGCGCCGCATTGGAAAGCGTCGGCTTCCAGACCCGCGACCTGATAGAGGCGATGCGCGCTGACTGGGCCGCAGTTCATGGCGCGGCCAATATGCAGGCGCTGCGGGTCGATGGCGGGATGAGCGCGTCGGAATGGGCGATGCAGTTTCTGTCTGATGTGCTCGACGCCCCGGTAGAGCGCCCCGAAGTGCTGGAAACGACGGCAATGGGCGCGGCATGGTTGGCCGGGCAGAATGCGGACGTGTTGCCGGGAATGGAAGAATTTGCCGCAAGCTGGAAGAAGGACGCACAGTTCCTTCCAAAAATGGCCGAGGCAGACCGTGAACGCAAATATGCCGCCTGGAAGAAAGCCGTCAGCGCAACAATTGCTTTTGATTAG
- a CDS encoding carbohydrate ABC transporter permease: MTDATVTNAAPRARSLPKVKGSVIVMTIYLLFLMLPIYWLVNMSFKTNVEILGSFSLFPENPTLQNYITILTDPAWYMGYVNSLIYVVMNTVISLLVALPAAYAFSRYSFLGDKHLFFWLLTNRMAPPAVFALPFFQLYSSIGLFDTHIAVALAHCLFNVPLAVWILEGFMRGVPKEIDETAYIDGYSFPRFFVRIFMPLIASGIGVAAFFCFMFSWVELLLSRTLTTVNAKPIAATMTRTVGAAGVDWGVLAAAGVLTIIPGALVIWFVRNYIAKGFALGRV, translated from the coding sequence ATGACCGACGCGACCGTCACAAACGCCGCGCCGCGCGCACGCAGCCTGCCGAAGGTAAAGGGAAGCGTGATCGTTATGACGATCTACCTGCTGTTCCTGATGCTGCCGATCTACTGGCTTGTGAATATGAGCTTCAAGACGAATGTCGAGATCCTTGGCAGCTTCAGCCTGTTTCCCGAAAACCCGACGCTTCAGAATTACATCACGATCCTGACCGACCCGGCGTGGTATATGGGCTATGTCAACTCGCTGATCTATGTGGTGATGAACACGGTGATCTCGCTGCTTGTCGCGCTGCCTGCCGCCTATGCATTTTCGCGCTACAGCTTCCTGGGCGACAAGCATCTGTTCTTCTGGTTGCTGACCAACCGCATGGCCCCGCCCGCCGTCTTTGCGCTGCCCTTCTTCCAGCTTTATTCGTCTATCGGGCTGTTTGATACGCATATCGCGGTGGCTCTGGCGCATTGCCTGTTCAACGTGCCGCTTGCCGTCTGGATCCTGGAAGGCTTCATGCGCGGCGTCCCGAAAGAGATCGACGAGACCGCCTATATCGACGGCTACAGCTTCCCGCGCTTCTTCGTGCGGATCTTCATGCCGCTGATCGCATCCGGCATCGGTGTCGCGGCTTTCTTCTGTTTCATGTTCTCATGGGTGGAACTTCTGCTGAGCCGGACGCTGACCACGGTGAACGCAAAGCCTATCGCCGCGACCATGACCCGTACCGTCGGTGCGGCGGGTGTCGATTGGGGTGTGCTGGCCGCCGCCGGTGTGCTGACGATCATTCCGGGCGCGCTCGTGATCTGGTTTGTCCGCAACTACATCGCCAAGGGCTTCGCCCTCGGTCGGGTTTAA
- a CDS encoding ABC transporter substrate-binding protein, giving the protein MKSNLTTSTALALALGLLGSPALADMEAATAFLDAEIGDQSALSREEQEAEMQWFIDAAEPFAGMEIKVVSETITTHEYESQVLAPAFSAITGIKVTHDLIGEGDVVEKLQTQMQSGENIYDAYVNDSDLIGTHWRYQQVRNLTDFMANEGADVTNPGLDLDDFIGTQFTTAPDGKLYQLPDQQFANLYWFRYDWFTDPEIMAEFQEQYGYELGVPVNWSAYEDIAEFFTGREIDGVEVYGSMDYGKKDPSLGWRYTDAWMSMAGMGDKGEPNGLPVDEWGIRVNENSQPVGACMARGGAANSPAAVYAVEKAVEWLNKYSPPSAMGMTFSEAGPVPGQGNIAQQMFMYTTFVAPLVDSEAVMNEDGTPKWRLAPSPHGVYWEDGMKVGYQDVGSWTLMQSTPEDRAKAAWLYAQFVTSKTVDVKKAHTGLTFIRESTIQHDSFSERAPNLGGLVEFYRSPDRVRWSPTGTNVPDYPKLAQLWWQNIGDAMSGAKSAQDALDTLCADMESVMERLERAGIQGDLGPVMNEEKDPQEWLDAEGAPKPAIEDTREEPQTVSYDELVSSWQ; this is encoded by the coding sequence ATGAAATCGAACCTGACAACCTCAACCGCGCTCGCGCTTGCGCTTGGCCTGCTGGGAAGTCCAGCACTGGCCGATATGGAGGCCGCGACCGCATTCCTTGACGCCGAGATCGGCGATCAGTCCGCGCTTTCCCGCGAAGAGCAGGAAGCCGAAATGCAATGGTTCATTGACGCCGCCGAGCCCTTTGCCGGTATGGAAATCAAGGTCGTTTCGGAAACCATCACCACGCACGAATATGAAAGCCAGGTGCTTGCACCGGCCTTCAGCGCGATCACCGGCATCAAGGTCACCCATGACCTGATCGGCGAAGGCGATGTTGTCGAAAAGCTGCAAACGCAAATGCAGTCGGGCGAAAACATCTATGACGCTTACGTCAACGACTCGGATCTGATCGGCACCCATTGGCGCTATCAGCAGGTGCGCAACCTGACCGACTTCATGGCCAATGAGGGTGCGGATGTCACCAACCCCGGCCTTGATCTGGACGATTTCATCGGCACCCAGTTCACCACCGCGCCGGATGGCAAGCTGTATCAGCTTCCCGACCAGCAATTCGCCAACCTGTACTGGTTCCGCTATGACTGGTTCACTGATCCTGAAATCATGGCCGAATTCCAAGAACAATACGGATATGAGCTAGGCGTGCCGGTCAACTGGTCGGCCTATGAAGACATTGCCGAATTCTTCACCGGCCGCGAGATCGACGGGGTCGAGGTCTATGGCTCGATGGATTACGGCAAGAAAGACCCCTCTCTTGGCTGGCGCTATACCGATGCATGGATGTCTATGGCCGGCATGGGCGACAAGGGCGAACCCAACGGTCTTCCGGTTGATGAATGGGGCATCCGGGTGAATGAGAACTCTCAGCCGGTCGGCGCATGTATGGCGCGCGGCGGTGCGGCCAACAGCCCGGCGGCGGTCTATGCCGTCGAAAAAGCGGTTGAATGGCTGAACAAATATTCGCCGCCTTCGGCCATGGGCATGACCTTCTCGGAAGCCGGCCCGGTACCGGGGCAGGGTAACATTGCCCAGCAGATGTTCATGTACACCACCTTCGTCGCACCTCTGGTCGACAGCGAGGCCGTGATGAACGAGGACGGCACGCCGAAATGGCGCCTCGCCCCCTCGCCGCACGGCGTTTACTGGGAAGATGGCATGAAGGTCGGCTATCAGGACGTTGGTTCCTGGACACTCATGCAATCGACGCCCGAGGATCGCGCCAAGGCCGCATGGCTTTACGCGCAGTTCGTGACCTCGAAAACGGTGGATGTGAAGAAAGCCCATACCGGCCTGACCTTCATCCGCGAGTCCACCATCCAGCATGACAGCTTCAGTGAGCGCGCGCCGAACCTTGGCGGTCTGGTCGAATTCTATCGCTCGCCCGACCGTGTTCGCTGGTCGCCAACGGGTACCAACGTGCCGGATTATCCGAAGCTGGCGCAGCTGTGGTGGCAGAATATCGGTGATGCCATGTCAGGTGCGAAATCGGCACAGGACGCGCTCGATACGCTTTGCGCAGATATGGAAAGCGTGATGGAGCGGCTGGAGCGGGCCGGCATTCAGGGCGATCTGGGTCCGGTCATGAATGAGGAAAAAGATCCTCAGGAATGGTTGGACGCCGAAGGCGCGCCGAAGCCCGCCATCGAGGATACGCGTGAGGAACCGCAAACGGTGTCTTACGACGAACTCGTCAGCTCTTGGCAGTAA
- a CDS encoding carbohydrate ABC transporter permease — protein sequence MQQKTVNQKAWFLVLPVLILVAFSAVIPLMTVVNYSVQDTFGNNQFFWAGLDWFREMLSDERMWDALQRQLFFSATILAIEIPLGIFVALNMPKSGFWSSFCLVVMSLPLLIPWNVVGTIWQIFGRVDIGLLGRFLEAIGVNYNYTQNSVAAWATIIVMDVWHWTSLVALLAFAGLKSIPDAYYQAAKIDQASRWKVFRYIELPKMAGVLMIAILLRFMDSFMIYTEPFVVTGGGPGNATTLLSIDLVKMALGQFDLGPAAAFSIMYFLVILLISWVFYTVMTNLDKKGV from the coding sequence ATGCAACAGAAAACCGTTAACCAAAAGGCATGGTTTCTGGTCCTGCCGGTGCTGATCCTTGTCGCGTTTTCCGCCGTGATCCCGCTGATGACGGTGGTCAACTATTCCGTTCAGGACACCTTCGGCAACAATCAGTTCTTCTGGGCCGGGCTGGATTGGTTCCGTGAGATGCTCAGCGATGAACGCATGTGGGATGCGCTGCAAAGGCAGCTTTTCTTCTCCGCCACGATCCTGGCAATCGAGATCCCGCTTGGCATCTTCGTTGCACTGAACATGCCGAAATCCGGCTTCTGGTCGTCCTTTTGCCTGGTGGTCATGTCGTTGCCACTGCTGATCCCGTGGAACGTGGTCGGCACCATCTGGCAGATCTTCGGGCGCGTGGACATCGGGCTGCTGGGCCGGTTCCTGGAGGCGATTGGCGTCAACTACAACTACACCCAGAACTCTGTCGCGGCATGGGCCACGATTATCGTGATGGATGTGTGGCACTGGACGTCGCTGGTTGCTCTGCTGGCATTTGCCGGGCTGAAATCCATCCCCGACGCCTATTATCAGGCCGCCAAGATCGACCAGGCGAGCCGCTGGAAAGTATTCCGCTATATTGAGCTGCCAAAGATGGCGGGCGTCTTGATGATTGCGATCCTGCTGCGCTTCATGGACAGTTTCATGATCTATACGGAACCTTTCGTCGTCACCGGCGGTGGACCGGGCAATGCGACCACGCTTCTGTCGATCGACCTTGTGAAAATGGCACTTGGTCAGTTCGATCTTGGACCCGCCGCAGCCTTCTCGATCATGTATTTTCTGGTCATCCTGCTGATCTCATGGGTGTTCTACACCGTGATGACCAATCTCGACAAAAAGGGGGTGTGA
- a CDS encoding DUF2160 domain-containing protein: MAWMAWTWPTAAFFVIIALLLVTFTILAIRYPETPRVGVLGIETTRGDRLFITLLGSAFINLAWLGLVGVAQPAALLVCLIFAAAVFRWV, translated from the coding sequence ATGGCTTGGATGGCTTGGACATGGCCGACCGCCGCTTTCTTCGTGATCATCGCGCTTTTGCTGGTGACGTTCACGATATTGGCAATCCGCTATCCCGAAACGCCGCGCGTTGGCGTGCTGGGGATAGAGACGACCCGTGGCGACCGGTTGTTTATCACGCTGCTGGGCTCTGCCTTCATCAATCTGGCATGGCTGGGATTGGTCGGCGTGGCACAGCCCGCAGCACTTCTGGTCTGCCTGATCTTCGCCGCAGCGGTGTTCCGCTGGGTCTGA
- a CDS encoding flagellar basal body P-ring protein FlgI, translating to MRRSIIFVLACMMALSAQSATVRLKDIVTFDGVRGNDLLGYGLVVGLNGSGDSLRNTPYTEDIMATLLERMGVSVSADQFRPKNVAGVMVTAVLPPFARSGSQIDVTVSAIGDAKSLMGGTLIMTSLIAADGDIYAVAQGSVISSGVSANAEDESLAHGVPTSGSVPQGARVEREVNFDFSNLRNIRLALNQPDFTTASRIEAAINHSGIGSVAMLTDAGTVSLDLTKLSDVNPARILSRIENILIETDAKARVVIDHRSGTIVMGEDVRVSKVAVSKGNLTLRVSNIPIVSQPSPFSNGEAVIVRQGAVDIDQDKGAGFSELQGISSLSDVVSGLNALGVSPRDLVDILNSIHRAGALHAEIVVK from the coding sequence ATGCGTCGTTCAATCATATTTGTGTTGGCATGCATGATGGCCTTGTCGGCACAGAGCGCCACTGTCCGGCTGAAGGATATTGTCACGTTTGATGGTGTTCGTGGGAATGATCTGCTCGGCTATGGTTTGGTTGTGGGGTTGAATGGCAGCGGCGATAGCCTGCGCAACACACCATACACTGAGGATATCATGGCGACCCTTCTTGAACGTATGGGCGTCAGTGTAAGCGCCGATCAATTCCGTCCAAAAAACGTAGCGGGGGTGATGGTAACAGCTGTCCTTCCCCCCTTTGCTAGGTCTGGCTCGCAAATAGATGTGACCGTTTCTGCCATCGGTGACGCGAAAAGCTTGATGGGCGGCACGCTAATAATGACATCATTAATTGCAGCTGACGGTGACATATACGCGGTCGCACAGGGGTCTGTCATTTCCAGCGGTGTGTCAGCGAATGCCGAGGACGAATCCTTGGCTCACGGCGTGCCAACTTCCGGATCAGTTCCGCAGGGAGCAAGAGTCGAGCGCGAGGTCAATTTTGATTTTTCTAACCTTCGCAATATTCGACTCGCACTCAATCAGCCAGATTTTACAACAGCATCTCGCATCGAGGCAGCGATCAACCATAGCGGGATCGGCTCTGTCGCGATGCTGACAGATGCCGGCACAGTATCGCTGGATCTGACAAAGCTTAGCGATGTAAATCCCGCACGTATACTCAGCCGCATTGAGAATATTCTAATCGAAACTGATGCCAAGGCCAGGGTCGTCATCGATCACAGGTCCGGCACCATTGTGATGGGAGAAGATGTCCGGGTATCAAAAGTTGCAGTCTCCAAGGGGAACTTGACCTTGCGGGTCAGCAATATACCAATAGTATCACAACCAAGTCCGTTTTCTAACGGTGAAGCAGTAATTGTCAGGCAAGGTGCTGTAGATATCGATCAGGACAAAGGCGCCGGTTTCTCAGAGCTTCAAGGCATTTCTTCTCTTTCAGACGTCGTTTCCGGATTGAACGCTTTGGGTGTTTCGCCAAGGGATCTTGTAGATATTCTAAACTCGATCCATCGGGCCGGAGCATTGCATGCGGAAATCGTGGTGAAATGA